In Capsicum annuum cultivar UCD-10X-F1 unplaced genomic scaffold, UCD10Xv1.1 ctg50419, whole genome shotgun sequence, one DNA window encodes the following:
- the LOC124892764 gene encoding uncharacterized protein LOC124892764 codes for MWKGEVIETGVHTLTCRFEALSQNFNCHITGVYAPNCKVERKEVWDELGAVKGILEGPWAVCGNLNVCRFPTEKRDCQRRTSAMIELSETIEDLELTDLPLEGGSYTWFRGDTNNTTSRIDRVLFSVEWSEQFNRVKKKTVQRLTSDHGKLDYLLAYKLKALKGKLKEWSREEKGNLSLQRFTLLSRMTAMDTIIERRALTEKHLQRLQHLLNLRNC; via the exons ATGTGGAAGGGAGAGGTAATTGAAACAGGGGTACATACCTTAACTTGCAGATTTGAAGCTTTGTCCCAAAACTTTAATTGCCACATCACAGGGGTCTATGCTCCAAACTGTAAGGTTGAAAGAAAAGAAGTATGGGATGAGCTAGGGGCGGTGAAAGGGATACTTGAAGGTCCCTGGGCAGTATGTGGGAATCTCAATGTGTGTAGGTTTCCAACAGAAAAAAGGGACTGTCAAAGAAGGACCTCTGCGATGATAGAGCTATCAGAAACCATTGAAGACCTGGAACTCACAGATCTGCCCCTAGAAGGAGGAAGTTATACATGGTTTAGAGGAGACACTAATAATACAACATCAAGGATAGACCGAGTTCTATTCTCAGTAGAGTGGAGTGAACAATTTAATAGGGTAAAAAAGAAGACTGTACAGAGACTGACATCAGATCAT GGAAAGCTAGATTATTTACTTGCTTACAAATTAAAAGCTCTGAAAGGCAAGCTAAAGGAATGGAGTAGGGAAGAAAAAGGAAACCTATCTTTGCAAAGATTTACCTTGCTAAGCAGAATGACAGCCATGGATACTATAATTGAGAGAAGAGCTTTGACAGAAAAGCATCTGCAAAGGCTGCAACATTTGTTGAATTTGAGGAATTGCTAA